One Anaerolineales bacterium DNA window includes the following coding sequences:
- a CDS encoding class D sortase: MRRACISSGAAGGRCGFDPHRKRSKHDKESRGGARKIFNRFLLVIEILAVLGLAFVLFSGVDALQELNRESAAMLEGNPTPTALISAVVLPSGHTPPTSPGGSQPNEAEIPESMRRLLQSMPSVEVPTPGPEQARNIFIPALWNAPAPVVQGDGWEQLKRGVGQHIGSANPGENGNVVLSAHNDIFGQLFRDLDQLKPGDEILINTASRQYTYRVTGISIVEPTDVSVMESTPRPTVTLVSCYPYLVDNQRIVVTAELSDG, translated from the coding sequence GTGAGGCGCGCCTGCATCAGTTCCGGCGCAGCGGGCGGGCGATGCGGGTTCGACCCGCACCGCAAGAGATCCAAACACGATAAGGAAAGCAGGGGCGGTGCGCGCAAGATCTTCAACCGCTTTCTGCTGGTGATCGAAATCCTTGCCGTTTTGGGTCTGGCGTTCGTGCTGTTCAGCGGCGTCGATGCGCTGCAGGAACTCAACCGGGAATCGGCTGCGATGTTGGAGGGAAATCCGACGCCCACGGCGTTGATCTCGGCGGTCGTCTTGCCCTCCGGCCACACCCCGCCGACTTCGCCCGGCGGTTCGCAGCCGAACGAGGCGGAAATTCCCGAGAGCATGCGCAGATTGCTTCAATCCATGCCCTCGGTGGAGGTACCTACGCCTGGTCCGGAGCAGGCGCGTAACATCTTCATTCCCGCCCTCTGGAACGCGCCGGCGCCCGTCGTCCAGGGAGACGGCTGGGAACAGTTGAAGCGCGGCGTCGGGCAGCACATCGGCAGCGCCAATCCGGGTGAAAACGGGAACGTCGTCCTTTCGGCGCACAACGACATATTCGGCCAACTGTTCCGCGACCTGGATCAACTCAAGCCCGGAGATGAAATCCTGATCAACACGGCTTCGCGCCAGTACACCTACCGGGTAACCGGCATAAGCATCGTCGAGCCGACGGACGTGAGCGTCATGGAGTCCACCCCTCGTCCGACGGTCACGTTGGTTTCCTGCTATCCATACCTGGTGGACAATCAGCGCATCGTGGTGACCGCAGAACTGTCCGACGGATAG